A window of the Hevea brasiliensis isolate MT/VB/25A 57/8 chromosome 6, ASM3005281v1, whole genome shotgun sequence genome harbors these coding sequences:
- the LOC131180745 gene encoding disease resistance protein At4g27190-like isoform X1 has protein sequence MLYKNLLLLICRMGEIVWLLSAICTPITNCGLKICPFIKQERDHAKKLDENRRRLRRAAERLSARKDDIEHEIMNKRITKTTTREWEAWVNGVEEIGEEVKILEAKYRKSRRFHYITCAFQSRAKLSRDMETKAEEIDSFTNQMSSDKAMVDREPVAPASHSFRKKEELSWVKNNVDRILDSLGQEKMKKIGVFAFAGMGKSTIFESLYDRSRESGLFHHVIFVKVEENDREEKIRQSILEQLNLKLNVGEIRTAHRIAHTISTALHNRKYLLMLDQVSEEIDLKELGIYDSHSDGKVVVATRYKSVCDNMNMDDSWELEHMSERDALVLFRQIAGEAADYERNKHEAKRIVKECGGMPLLINAVATYLKSEENDEVWSDCLWKLQSSTYDDDLGPFSESYNVFKLVYDRLNDYRKKCFLYGALYPLDHQIYEDHLIECWRAEQFIPATEGSNTGQVFRRARHEGHATIRCLINACLLKRCRKVKYVTIPYLFRNWALKTGEGVSSLVIPSNGMGMCQDPKWISLKCNDLSSSLPRVSYHMVTTLFLQRNEGLDLEQIRDHIFVLKSRLRVLDLGYTGIKSLPSSISNLINLKALYLNNCSELGELPAKIKKLKSIEILDICQTGISHWPDEIGDMTGLRCLRVSFVRNVGNHHHNEVQPWKIIARLPSLEELTIVVDEVYQNQWNGIFLDEKWNNVAQEIAEEVAKLKFLTTLHIYFPSVKCLDAFIRESKSWNEKDGQWGEKTFRSFKITVGSFSRHYEIDMNEHKAERHLKFFAYNELSDFHGSLSTISEVLKQACTFELIGHKTIEDLSGFGINNMAGLKVCAIKDCNQMKTIISGNNEEDAALKELKQLHLINLSKLTSICEGLMGEESFASLTTLIISNCHELSVILSIKMIQRITLLEHLRVENCSKTTDIIGVSEQDGNNPTPSLPRLKSLQLVNLSILQNFCQNVTLNGPSLRAMEIDQCWMLQNLPLSLNNTENLRLIKCHESWWNQLNLEPHTRSRYQAFCHFI, from the coding sequence ATGCTTTACAAAAATTTGTTGTTATTGATTTGCAGGATGGGAGAAATTGTGTGGCTGTTGAGTGCCATTTGCACGCCAATAACAAATTGCGGACTGAAGATATGTCCCTTTATAAAACAAGAACGAGACCATGCTAAAAAACTGGACGAGAATAGGAGGAGACTTAGAAGAGCAGCTGAGCGTCTCAGTGCCAGGAAAGATGATATAgagcatgaaataatgaataaaaGAATCACGAAGACGACAACTCGTGAATGGGAAGCTTGGGTTAATGGTGtggaagagatcggagaagaggtGAAGATTCTTGAGGCCAAATATAGAAAATCCCGTAGATTCCATTATATAACGTGCGCTTTTCAGTCACGTGCAAAACTCAGCAGAGACATGGAGACCAAGGCCGAGGAAATCGATTCTTTCACAAACCAAATGAGTTCTGATAAGGCAATGGTTGACAGAGAACCAGTAGCGCCTGCGAGCCATTCCTTTCGAAAGAAGGAGGAATTGTCATGGGTTAAGAACAACGTGGACAGGATCTTGGATTCCCTTGGTCaggagaaaatgaagaaaattgggGTATTCGCATTTGCAGGGATGGGCAAAAGTACTATTTTTGAGAGCTTATATGATAGGTCCCGCGAAAGTGGCTTGTTCCACCATGTCATTTTTGTAAAAGTTGAAGAGAATGATAGAGAGGAAAAGATACGGCAAAGCATTTTGGAGCAGTTGAACTTGAAACTGAATGTGGGGGAAATCAGAACTGCACATCGAATTGCACATACAATATCTACTGCTCTGCACAACAGGAAGTATTTGCTGATGCTTGATCAAGTTTCCGAGGAAATTGATCTGAAGGAATTGGGAATTTATGACAGCCATAGTGATGGAAAAGTGGTGGTGGCTACAAGATACAAATCAGTTTGTGACAATATGAATATGGATGATTCCTGGGAACTAGAACATATGTCTGAAAGAGACGCATTGGTGTTGTTCCGGCAAATTGCAGGTGAAGCTGCAGATTATGAGCGCAATAAACATGAAGCTAAGCGGATTGTGAAAGAGTGTGGAGGGATGCCACTGTTGATAAATGCTGTAGCTACATATTTGAAAAGTGAAGAAAATGACGAGGTATGGTCAGATTGTTTGTGGAAGTTGCAGTCATCCACATATGATGATGATCTCGGACCGTTTAGTGAATCATATAATGTCTTCAAACTTGTCTACGATAGATTAAATGATTACAGGAAAAAATGCTTCTTGTACGGGGCTCTGTATCCCCTAGATCATCAGATCTATGAGGATCATTTGATAGAGTGCTGGAGGGCTGAACAGTTTATTCCTGCTACTGAAGGGAGTAATACTGGCCAGGTATTTAGGAGGGCACGCCATGAAGGGCATGCTACAATTAGGTGTCTCATAAACGCATGTTTACTGAAGAGGTGTAGGAAAGTGAAATATGTTACTATTCCCTATTTATTCAGAAACTGGGCTTTGAAAACAGGTGAAGGGGTCTCCTCACTCGTTATACCGAGCAATGGTATGGGTATGTGTCAGGATCCAAAATGGATTTCGCTCAAGTGCAATGACTTGAGCTCTTCACTTCCAAGGGTAAGTTACCATATGGTAACCACCTTGTTTCTCCAAAGGAATGAAGGTTTGGATTTGGAACAGATTCGGGATCATATTTTTGTTCTCAAGAGTAGGCTACGCGTTCTGGACTTGGGTTATACTGGCATTAAATCACTGCCATCTTCTATCTCCAATTTAATCAACCTGAAAGCACTATATCTTAACAATTGTAGTGAGTTGGGTGAACTGCCTGCCAAAATAAAAAAACTCAAGTCTATAGAAATCCTTGACATTTGTCAAACTGGAATTTCTCATTGGCCTGATGAAATAGGAGATATGACTGGTCTTAGGTGTTTGAGAGTTTCATTTGTCAGAAATGTTGGTAATCACCATCATAATGAGGTCCAACCATGGAAAATAATTGCAAGGCTTCCTTCTTTGGAAGAATTAACTATTGTTGTTGATGAAGTTTATCAAAACCAGTGGAATGGCATCTTCTTGGATGAAAAGTGGAATAATGTTGCGCAGGAAATTGCCGAGGAGGTGGCCAAGTTGAAGTTTTTAACCACACTTCATATCTACTTTCCAAGTGTAAAGTGCCTCGATGCTTTCATCAGGGAAAGTAAGTCATGGAATGAGAAAGACGGTCAATGGGGAGAAAAAACCTTCAGATCCTTTAAAATCACAGTCGGTTCTTTCTCGAGGCATTATGAAATAGACATGAATGAACACAAAGCTGAACGACATTTGAAATTTTTTGCTTACAATGAACTTTCAGATTTCCATGGATCTTTGAGCACAATTTCAGAGGTTCTAAAGCAGGCCTGCACCTTTGAATTGATTGGCCATAAAACCATTGAAGATTTATCAGGATTTGGCATCAATAACATGGCAGGGTTGAAGGTATGCGCAATTAAGGACTGCAATCAAATGAAGACCATCATTAGTGGCAACAATGAAGAAGATGCTGCACTAAAAGAGTTAAAACAACTGCATTTAATCAATTTAAGTAAGTTAACTAGTATTTGTGAGGGCTTGATGGGGGAGGAAAGTTTTGCTAGTTTGACTACTCTTATCATCAGTAACTGTCACGAGTTGAGTGTAATTCTGTCAATCAAGATGATTCAGCGAATTACTCTATTGGAGCATTTAAGAGTGGAAAATTGTTCAAAAACAACGGATATAATTGGAGTCAGCGAGCAGGACGGGAACAATCCAACTCCTTCACTCCCAAGGTTGAAAAGCTTGCAgctggtcaatctatcaatattGCAAAATTTTTGTCAAAATGTCACATTGAATGGGCCCTCCTTGCGAGCAATGGAGATTGATCAGTGTTGGATGCTACAAAATTTACCTTTGAGCCTGAACAATACAGAGAATCTAAGACTGATCAAATGCCATGAATCTTGGTGGAATCAGTTGAATCTTGAACCTCATACCAGAAGCCGATATCAAGCATTCTGCCATTTTATTTAA
- the LOC131180745 gene encoding disease resistance protein At4g27190-like isoform X2, which translates to MGEIVWLLSAICTPITNCGLKICPFIKQERDHAKKLDENRRRLRRAAERLSARKDDIEHEIMNKRITKTTTREWEAWVNGVEEIGEEVKILEAKYRKSRRFHYITCAFQSRAKLSRDMETKAEEIDSFTNQMSSDKAMVDREPVAPASHSFRKKEELSWVKNNVDRILDSLGQEKMKKIGVFAFAGMGKSTIFESLYDRSRESGLFHHVIFVKVEENDREEKIRQSILEQLNLKLNVGEIRTAHRIAHTISTALHNRKYLLMLDQVSEEIDLKELGIYDSHSDGKVVVATRYKSVCDNMNMDDSWELEHMSERDALVLFRQIAGEAADYERNKHEAKRIVKECGGMPLLINAVATYLKSEENDEVWSDCLWKLQSSTYDDDLGPFSESYNVFKLVYDRLNDYRKKCFLYGALYPLDHQIYEDHLIECWRAEQFIPATEGSNTGQVFRRARHEGHATIRCLINACLLKRCRKVKYVTIPYLFRNWALKTGEGVSSLVIPSNGMGMCQDPKWISLKCNDLSSSLPRVSYHMVTTLFLQRNEGLDLEQIRDHIFVLKSRLRVLDLGYTGIKSLPSSISNLINLKALYLNNCSELGELPAKIKKLKSIEILDICQTGISHWPDEIGDMTGLRCLRVSFVRNVGNHHHNEVQPWKIIARLPSLEELTIVVDEVYQNQWNGIFLDEKWNNVAQEIAEEVAKLKFLTTLHIYFPSVKCLDAFIRESKSWNEKDGQWGEKTFRSFKITVGSFSRHYEIDMNEHKAERHLKFFAYNELSDFHGSLSTISEVLKQACTFELIGHKTIEDLSGFGINNMAGLKVCAIKDCNQMKTIISGNNEEDAALKELKQLHLINLSKLTSICEGLMGEESFASLTTLIISNCHELSVILSIKMIQRITLLEHLRVENCSKTTDIIGVSEQDGNNPTPSLPRLKSLQLVNLSILQNFCQNVTLNGPSLRAMEIDQCWMLQNLPLSLNNTENLRLIKCHESWWNQLNLEPHTRSRYQAFCHFI; encoded by the coding sequence ATGGGAGAAATTGTGTGGCTGTTGAGTGCCATTTGCACGCCAATAACAAATTGCGGACTGAAGATATGTCCCTTTATAAAACAAGAACGAGACCATGCTAAAAAACTGGACGAGAATAGGAGGAGACTTAGAAGAGCAGCTGAGCGTCTCAGTGCCAGGAAAGATGATATAgagcatgaaataatgaataaaaGAATCACGAAGACGACAACTCGTGAATGGGAAGCTTGGGTTAATGGTGtggaagagatcggagaagaggtGAAGATTCTTGAGGCCAAATATAGAAAATCCCGTAGATTCCATTATATAACGTGCGCTTTTCAGTCACGTGCAAAACTCAGCAGAGACATGGAGACCAAGGCCGAGGAAATCGATTCTTTCACAAACCAAATGAGTTCTGATAAGGCAATGGTTGACAGAGAACCAGTAGCGCCTGCGAGCCATTCCTTTCGAAAGAAGGAGGAATTGTCATGGGTTAAGAACAACGTGGACAGGATCTTGGATTCCCTTGGTCaggagaaaatgaagaaaattgggGTATTCGCATTTGCAGGGATGGGCAAAAGTACTATTTTTGAGAGCTTATATGATAGGTCCCGCGAAAGTGGCTTGTTCCACCATGTCATTTTTGTAAAAGTTGAAGAGAATGATAGAGAGGAAAAGATACGGCAAAGCATTTTGGAGCAGTTGAACTTGAAACTGAATGTGGGGGAAATCAGAACTGCACATCGAATTGCACATACAATATCTACTGCTCTGCACAACAGGAAGTATTTGCTGATGCTTGATCAAGTTTCCGAGGAAATTGATCTGAAGGAATTGGGAATTTATGACAGCCATAGTGATGGAAAAGTGGTGGTGGCTACAAGATACAAATCAGTTTGTGACAATATGAATATGGATGATTCCTGGGAACTAGAACATATGTCTGAAAGAGACGCATTGGTGTTGTTCCGGCAAATTGCAGGTGAAGCTGCAGATTATGAGCGCAATAAACATGAAGCTAAGCGGATTGTGAAAGAGTGTGGAGGGATGCCACTGTTGATAAATGCTGTAGCTACATATTTGAAAAGTGAAGAAAATGACGAGGTATGGTCAGATTGTTTGTGGAAGTTGCAGTCATCCACATATGATGATGATCTCGGACCGTTTAGTGAATCATATAATGTCTTCAAACTTGTCTACGATAGATTAAATGATTACAGGAAAAAATGCTTCTTGTACGGGGCTCTGTATCCCCTAGATCATCAGATCTATGAGGATCATTTGATAGAGTGCTGGAGGGCTGAACAGTTTATTCCTGCTACTGAAGGGAGTAATACTGGCCAGGTATTTAGGAGGGCACGCCATGAAGGGCATGCTACAATTAGGTGTCTCATAAACGCATGTTTACTGAAGAGGTGTAGGAAAGTGAAATATGTTACTATTCCCTATTTATTCAGAAACTGGGCTTTGAAAACAGGTGAAGGGGTCTCCTCACTCGTTATACCGAGCAATGGTATGGGTATGTGTCAGGATCCAAAATGGATTTCGCTCAAGTGCAATGACTTGAGCTCTTCACTTCCAAGGGTAAGTTACCATATGGTAACCACCTTGTTTCTCCAAAGGAATGAAGGTTTGGATTTGGAACAGATTCGGGATCATATTTTTGTTCTCAAGAGTAGGCTACGCGTTCTGGACTTGGGTTATACTGGCATTAAATCACTGCCATCTTCTATCTCCAATTTAATCAACCTGAAAGCACTATATCTTAACAATTGTAGTGAGTTGGGTGAACTGCCTGCCAAAATAAAAAAACTCAAGTCTATAGAAATCCTTGACATTTGTCAAACTGGAATTTCTCATTGGCCTGATGAAATAGGAGATATGACTGGTCTTAGGTGTTTGAGAGTTTCATTTGTCAGAAATGTTGGTAATCACCATCATAATGAGGTCCAACCATGGAAAATAATTGCAAGGCTTCCTTCTTTGGAAGAATTAACTATTGTTGTTGATGAAGTTTATCAAAACCAGTGGAATGGCATCTTCTTGGATGAAAAGTGGAATAATGTTGCGCAGGAAATTGCCGAGGAGGTGGCCAAGTTGAAGTTTTTAACCACACTTCATATCTACTTTCCAAGTGTAAAGTGCCTCGATGCTTTCATCAGGGAAAGTAAGTCATGGAATGAGAAAGACGGTCAATGGGGAGAAAAAACCTTCAGATCCTTTAAAATCACAGTCGGTTCTTTCTCGAGGCATTATGAAATAGACATGAATGAACACAAAGCTGAACGACATTTGAAATTTTTTGCTTACAATGAACTTTCAGATTTCCATGGATCTTTGAGCACAATTTCAGAGGTTCTAAAGCAGGCCTGCACCTTTGAATTGATTGGCCATAAAACCATTGAAGATTTATCAGGATTTGGCATCAATAACATGGCAGGGTTGAAGGTATGCGCAATTAAGGACTGCAATCAAATGAAGACCATCATTAGTGGCAACAATGAAGAAGATGCTGCACTAAAAGAGTTAAAACAACTGCATTTAATCAATTTAAGTAAGTTAACTAGTATTTGTGAGGGCTTGATGGGGGAGGAAAGTTTTGCTAGTTTGACTACTCTTATCATCAGTAACTGTCACGAGTTGAGTGTAATTCTGTCAATCAAGATGATTCAGCGAATTACTCTATTGGAGCATTTAAGAGTGGAAAATTGTTCAAAAACAACGGATATAATTGGAGTCAGCGAGCAGGACGGGAACAATCCAACTCCTTCACTCCCAAGGTTGAAAAGCTTGCAgctggtcaatctatcaatattGCAAAATTTTTGTCAAAATGTCACATTGAATGGGCCCTCCTTGCGAGCAATGGAGATTGATCAGTGTTGGATGCTACAAAATTTACCTTTGAGCCTGAACAATACAGAGAATCTAAGACTGATCAAATGCCATGAATCTTGGTGGAATCAGTTGAATCTTGAACCTCATACCAGAAGCCGATATCAAGCATTCTGCCATTTTATTTAA
- the LOC110657428 gene encoding uncharacterized protein LOC110657428 isoform X1: MASLSTIFPLRSYCSCNYVSTHRSITTATSPASLDLRFSFSSNPKERRVLEHVGKPLSAVGSGLEASITDPKDNAITLKNAEVVLESKEENKIQLRVDLPGDETQKVFDKVLIDLGRSAPPIPGFRRQKGGKTSKVPRDFLLQILGEERVTNFVIKEIVTSSIANYVKKENLNVKDNKVNTIQKAEELKKLFSPGNAFGFNAVLELEETKTDTSS; this comes from the exons ATGGCGTCATTGTCAACGATTTTTCCCCTGAGAAGCTACTGCTCCTGCAATTACGTTTCTACCCATAGGAGCATCACCACCGCCACCTCCCCAGCAAGCCTTGATTTGAGGTTTTCATTCTCTTCTAATCCCAAGGAGAGAAGGGTTCTTGAGCATGTGGGCAAGCCTCTGTCTGCCGTTGGCTCAG GGTTAGAGGCGTCGATTACAGATCCAAAGGACAATGCAATAACGTTGAAAAACGCTGAAGTAGTGCTAGAGTCCAAGGAAGAAAACAAGATTCAG CTGAGAGTGGACTTGCCTGGAGATGAGACACAAAAGGTGTTTGATAAGGTTTTGATAGATTTGGGTCGCTCGGCGCCACCAATTCCTGGGTTTCGAAGGCAAAAGGGAG GAAAAACATCAAAG GTCCCACGGGATTTCCTCCTACAGATTCTTGGTGAAGAGCGAGTAACCAACTTTGTGATAAAAGAAATAGTTACGTCATCCATTGCAAATTATGTGAAGAAG GAAAATCTGAATGTGAAGGACAACAAAGTTAACACTATCCAAAAGGCAGAAGAACTCAAGAAATTGTTCTCACCAGGAAATGCTTTTGGATTTAATGCTGTTCTTGAGCTTGAGGAAACCAAAACTGATACATCAAGTTGA
- the LOC110657428 gene encoding uncharacterized protein LOC110657428 isoform X3: MASLSTIFPLRSYCSCNYVSTHRSITTATSPASLDLRFSFSSNPKERRVLEHVGKPLSAVGSGLEASITDPKDNAITLKNAEVVLESKEENKIQLRVDLPGDETQKVFDKVLIDLGRSAPPIPGFRRQKGGKTSKENLNVKDNKVNTIQKAEELKKLFSPGNAFGFNAVLELEETKTDTSS, encoded by the exons ATGGCGTCATTGTCAACGATTTTTCCCCTGAGAAGCTACTGCTCCTGCAATTACGTTTCTACCCATAGGAGCATCACCACCGCCACCTCCCCAGCAAGCCTTGATTTGAGGTTTTCATTCTCTTCTAATCCCAAGGAGAGAAGGGTTCTTGAGCATGTGGGCAAGCCTCTGTCTGCCGTTGGCTCAG GGTTAGAGGCGTCGATTACAGATCCAAAGGACAATGCAATAACGTTGAAAAACGCTGAAGTAGTGCTAGAGTCCAAGGAAGAAAACAAGATTCAG CTGAGAGTGGACTTGCCTGGAGATGAGACACAAAAGGTGTTTGATAAGGTTTTGATAGATTTGGGTCGCTCGGCGCCACCAATTCCTGGGTTTCGAAGGCAAAAGGGAG GAAAAACATCAAAG GAAAATCTGAATGTGAAGGACAACAAAGTTAACACTATCCAAAAGGCAGAAGAACTCAAGAAATTGTTCTCACCAGGAAATGCTTTTGGATTTAATGCTGTTCTTGAGCTTGAGGAAACCAAAACTGATACATCAAGTTGA
- the LOC110657428 gene encoding uncharacterized protein LOC110657428 isoform X2, with the protein MASLSTIFPLRSYCSCNYVSTHRSITTATSPASLDLRFSFSSNPKERRVLEHVGKPLSAVGSGLEASITDPKDNAITLKNAEVVLESKEENKIQLRVDLPGDETQKVFDKVLIDLGRSAPPIPGFRRQKGGKTSKVSSLILYFRQSPDCIHHNHLAMKLCIQNIKEVQTMVSLPSESLSLWSINKQVQCVWIFYRKHAIRFL; encoded by the exons ATGGCGTCATTGTCAACGATTTTTCCCCTGAGAAGCTACTGCTCCTGCAATTACGTTTCTACCCATAGGAGCATCACCACCGCCACCTCCCCAGCAAGCCTTGATTTGAGGTTTTCATTCTCTTCTAATCCCAAGGAGAGAAGGGTTCTTGAGCATGTGGGCAAGCCTCTGTCTGCCGTTGGCTCAG GGTTAGAGGCGTCGATTACAGATCCAAAGGACAATGCAATAACGTTGAAAAACGCTGAAGTAGTGCTAGAGTCCAAGGAAGAAAACAAGATTCAG CTGAGAGTGGACTTGCCTGGAGATGAGACACAAAAGGTGTTTGATAAGGTTTTGATAGATTTGGGTCGCTCGGCGCCACCAATTCCTGGGTTTCGAAGGCAAAAGGGAG GAAAAACATCAAAGGTAAgtagtttaattctttatttccGCCAGAGTCCAGACTGCATACATCATAATCACTTGGCAATGAAATTATGTATTCAAAACATTAAGGAAGTTCAAACCATGGTTTCATTGCCTTCTGAAAGTTTAAGTTTGTGGTCTATAAACAAAcaagttcagtgtgtttggatcTTCTACAGAAAACATGCCATTAGATTCTTATAG